A genome region from Nocardia sp. NBC_00565 includes the following:
- a CDS encoding TY-Chap domain-containing protein translates to MTDWTEFTERLAEQLAVLPAGAIVKIVEAGLPPGHQRFAQFAQTDSELLAELAGDEFLEPTARPDETGHRLITERGWQEPDADHGPYWWIELPWPVNSAIYSQLAAMVVTGLRDAFRISAPGSLTYTAWNKNADERDLHLPLLGLARQV, encoded by the coding sequence ATGACGGATTGGACGGAATTCACCGAGCGACTGGCCGAGCAGTTAGCTGTACTGCCCGCAGGCGCGATTGTAAAGATCGTAGAAGCGGGGCTCCCCCCGGGCCACCAACGGTTCGCGCAGTTCGCGCAGACCGACAGCGAGCTACTGGCCGAATTGGCAGGCGATGAGTTCCTCGAACCCACCGCGCGGCCTGACGAAACGGGACACCGCCTGATCACCGAGAGAGGCTGGCAGGAACCCGATGCCGACCACGGCCCCTACTGGTGGATCGAACTGCCATGGCCGGTCAATTCAGCCATATACAGCCAGTTGGCGGCAATGGTGGTGACCGGACTCCGTGACGCATTCCGAATCAGCGCCCCAGGGTCCTTGACCTACACCGCATGGAACAAGAACGCAGACGAACGCGACCTTCACCTGCCACTGCTCGGGCTGGCACGTCAGGTTTGA
- a CDS encoding DUF6301 family protein, producing MTGWHALTDDEIVELTTGLRSLDWSWQLQDVPAIAARFDWQILMTRKDWVMLDCGFGLSSGSVDGRDGVAESIKLMVTDSASEDATGRAMVRDALVRMTDTITGALGEPTARMPGESAEIRWAFPETTLRLKNLSLAHTVQLTYQTNASLAALDRSIEFEQQGLT from the coding sequence ATGACGGGATGGCATGCGCTGACCGATGACGAGATAGTCGAATTGACTACCGGCTTGCGGTCGTTGGACTGGTCGTGGCAGCTGCAAGATGTGCCCGCGATAGCGGCAAGGTTCGACTGGCAGATATTGATGACCCGAAAGGATTGGGTCATGCTCGACTGCGGCTTCGGGCTGAGCAGCGGTTCGGTAGACGGCCGCGATGGGGTAGCCGAGTCCATCAAGTTGATGGTCACCGACTCCGCGAGCGAGGACGCGACCGGCCGAGCAATGGTGCGTGACGCGTTGGTCAGGATGACCGACACCATAACCGGCGCCCTCGGCGAACCAACCGCCCGCATGCCGGGGGAATCCGCAGAAATCCGTTGGGCTTTCCCGGAAACAACATTGCGCCTGAAGAATCTGAGTCTCGCACATACTGTCCAGCTGACGTATCAGACGAACGCCTCCCTGGCGGCTCTCGATAGATCCATCGAATTCGAACAGCAGGGCCTGACATGA